ATGTGTGTCCCGCCTGAAATACTGTGTTATCGGTAATTTTGCTCCTCTTCATGCGGGTAATAGTATGCCTCGTCGCAAAATCGCATGAGGCATTGTCTTCCATGCGACTTGGCGATTTACCCAAAATCCTAAATCGGGATTTGGGACACATCATAACCATGAAAGCATTAGAACAGGTGTAAAAACCCTTGACAAATTCAATGGTAAAATGGTTAAAAAAGACGCTGGAAGTGAGGCTGCATCTGTGTAGACTTTTACGATTTTATTACGGTCAAGGGTTTGGATTATCTCAGCGCAACAAATTATCTAACATATTCAACACTTACGGGCCGCTAGCTCAGTTGGTAGAGCAACTGACTCTTAATCAGTGGGTCGGGGGTTCGAATCCCCCGCGGCCCACCAGAAAAATCAATAGGCTGCATGGTTTGAATTTTTCTAAGTATTAGTAAGCATGCGTCCTGTCCAGCAGGGTGGTGTGATTAGTTTACCGTCCACCATGAATGTCCCGGTTGGTTAAACCATGGCAGTATGTTTATTGTCATTTCTGTCTGAATTCCGCTTTTTCCACCATGTGGCACGATCCCAATGCCGTATAAGAAAATGGAGAGAAGAGTGAAAAAGGTGGGTATAGTTACAAAATTAAATAAACCAAAGGCTAAACTCTTAAGCCGTGACATTACTGGGTGGCTGACTGCGAAAGGTATTGAGGTATTCGTAGACGAGGAGTCGGTTAAAGGAACGGTTGCAGAACATATAAATGAAATAGAACTCATGATTGTACTTGGTGGAGACGGCACAATTCTGCATACTGTTCGCATTATCAATGGAAGGAAGATTCCTATCCTTGGGATAAATCTGGGCAGCCTTGGCTTCCTTACAGAGATACCTGCGGATGAGATATATCCTGTTCTTGAAGATGTCATAAAAGGCAGGATTGAAACAGAAGAAAGGATGATGCTGTCTGTTAATATTCGGAAAAATGACGGCTCTTCATCAGAATACACAGTTTTAAATGATGTAGTGATAAGGGGAACCATTGCACGGCTTATAAATATTGAGACGAGCATAAATAAAGGGCATGTTACTACATACAGGGCAGATGGTCTTATTATAGCAACACCAACAGGTTCAACAGCATATTCTCTGTCAGCAGGCGGACCTATCCTTCATCCTACTATTCATTCAATTATTTTGTCTCCTATATGTCCATTTACTTTAACTAATAGTCCGATAGTTATCCCTGATTGGATGGTAGTTGAGGTAAAGATAAAGGGGCATAGTTCAAATATCCTGCTGACCCTTGATGGTCAGGTAGACATACAAATAGATGAAGGTGATACTATAGAATTTAAGAGGGCAGACACCTGCACCTATATTATTAAATCCCCCACAAGAAGTTATTTTGATATATTGAGGACAAGACTGCAATGGGCAGAATGATAAAATCAATTATGAATTAGGAATTACGAATTAAATCAATTTTTAATTGTATTCAAACCATGCTTCTAGAACTCCATATTAAAGACTTTGCTATCATAGATAACCTTACTGTCTCCTTTAGCAAAGGGCTCAACATCCTTACAGGTGAAACAGGTGCAGGCAAGTCAATAATCATAGATGCTGTCCAACTTATACTTGGAGACAGGGCTTCAAACGAGGCAATAAGGACAGGATGTGAAGAATCAAGGATTGAGGCTGTATTTGATATATTAGGGCTAAACTATATAAAGGAATTTCTTGAGGCAGTTGGGATTGAAGGTAGTAGCGATACCCTCCTTATAAAAAGAGTCATATCAAAGACAGGCAAAAACAAAGTTTTCATAAACAGCAGTATAGCAACAACCTCCATATTATCTGAACTTGGCAAAAACCTTATTGACATCTATGGACAGCATGAGCATCAGTCTCTCGTAAGCCCTCAAATCCATATTGATATATATGATAGTTTTGCAGGTTTAATACCTCTGCGGGAAAAGGTGAACGAATCATTCAACAGGTTTTCTGAAAAGAAATTTGAACGGGATAAACTTAAAGAAGCAACAAGGGTAAACAAAGAAAGGCAGGATTTCCTGTTATTCCAATCTCATGAAATAGAGTCTGCAAACCTGAAGCCTGATGAGGATACTTTACTTAAACAGGAAAAGGAAAAACTTGTCCATGCAGAAAAATTATTTGAGGCAGCAAATACAGGCTATGAGGTTTTGTACGGGCAGACAGGTGCGGTTATTGAGAATATAGGACAAGTATTGAATAAACTGAAAGGCGCCTCCCAATACGATGGCTCTCTTTTAAAAAATATATCAGCCCTTGAATCATGCCTCTATCAATTGGAGGATATTTCAGCAAACCTACGGGACTATTCTCATAAT
This genomic window from Deltaproteobacteria bacterium contains:
- a CDS encoding NAD(+)/NADH kinase; its protein translation is MKKVGIVTKLNKPKAKLLSRDITGWLTAKGIEVFVDEESVKGTVAEHINEIELMIVLGGDGTILHTVRIINGRKIPILGINLGSLGFLTEIPADEIYPVLEDVIKGRIETEERMMLSVNIRKNDGSSSEYTVLNDVVIRGTIARLINIETSINKGHVTTYRADGLIIATPTGSTAYSLSAGGPILHPTIHSIILSPICPFTLTNSPIVIPDWMVVEVKIKGHSSNILLTLDGQVDIQIDEGDTIEFKRADTCTYIIKSPTRSYFDILRTRLQWAE
- the recN gene encoding DNA repair protein RecN, translating into MLLELHIKDFAIIDNLTVSFSKGLNILTGETGAGKSIIIDAVQLILGDRASNEAIRTGCEESRIEAVFDILGLNYIKEFLEAVGIEGSSDTLLIKRVISKTGKNKVFINSSIATTSILSELGKNLIDIYGQHEHQSLVSPQIHIDIYDSFAGLIPLREKVNESFNRFSEKKFERDKLKEATRVNKERQDFLLFQSHEIESANLKPDEDTLLKQEKEKLVHAEKLFEAANTGYEVLYGQTGAVIENIGQVLNKLKGASQYDGSLLKNISALESCLYQLEDISANLRDYSHNITFDPKRLEDIDNREDLINRLEKKYGQTVHEIMDRKNEIDRELESITSSDERIASIDVEVEVLRKDAFELAAELSKMRKAKAGVIKKSVESELAMLNMKKTVFELRIEDIVDDEGSIKLTEKGIDRVEFFISSNVGEEVKPLARIASGGELSRIMLALKRIAAEALSVPVLIFDEIDAGIGGAVAEVVGRKLKEAAKAHQVLCITHLPQIAVYADRHFFVSKKVLDSRTITEIKELNKDERLAEVARMLGGVEITNTTKTHAREMLENAGRLK